A window of Nerophis lumbriciformis linkage group LG21, RoL_Nlum_v2.1, whole genome shotgun sequence genomic DNA:
CACGGCTACTATTTATATCTGCTGATTGTTGTTGTGTGTGGCTTATTGGCATTTTACTGGAGcggtgctcttattttgaaggcaacgacaataaaggtattttatttcaactaacggCGTCTTGCGCTTCGTTTCATGAATTATTACTCGGTGTCTGCAAAAACTtacacttaaagacagcatagggTTAGATTTCCCCATACCGCACATTgattcatttcacttgatcaaacatacTAAATAATATGGGTGgatctcacgtgagaggaagaggggtagTCATTTCCTAATGCTGtcagctgaaaatgatggaaagctctgacgctgtggtcaaagttggaattgccacaaaacacatttttaaaaaatccaacactctactgccatctggtggctaaagtggatagagTATCGCAGAATTCGACacttttcatgtgtcaggtaaaccatacGAGTCCCCTTCCTGCTGTCTGCACTATGACTGGTCAAGGTTTGGAAGAGAAAAAGTTGCATCATTAGCAACATGAATGAGGGgaagtgcaggtgtacctaatgatgagtCCCATTGCACTTTGCtgctcgggtgttgttgttgcacaatgaAAGTATTATTTGGACTCGTTTTACTACTTTCTCACAGGCCTGTTCACACAATTTGTGTTCATTTGTACAACTTGGAGACGTTCTTCTGAGAAAGTGCCGTGCGAGAACTGAGCTGGCCCAAGAAACGGCCCTTTGTTAATTTCCAGAGAAACGTACTTTCTTACATGAATCGTAAGAATGATTGATGTGGAATGTTTATTTAGGCAGCCGTTGCTACGGAAACAGAGTATTCGTAAGCAGTTTCCTGTCATTGATGTTGTTACAACATTGTTATTTATTCCCGACTACTGTGGATGTGTTGTATTTACATAAAAATGGCGATAAATTAAGCGTTTCTTCAATCTCATTTATTTCCTCGCTGGAAACCAATGGGTGGCCCCCTGCTGAGAGGAATGTGGACCAATCAGAGGCCACCTGGAGGCTCCATGACAGTCTGCTGTGTAGCAGCCGGTTTTAAGCACGACAAGAAAAATACTTTTGTAAGAATCAGTGTAGGATTTGGCACCTGGGAGCCGAGTAAAAGCTTGTTTTCAgtccaatttcccttgtggatcgttAAAGTTTGTGTAAGTCCAAGTCTAATAAATATCCCATGTATTGTTCACATTGTCACCTGCACCACAAACACGGCATCATCCTGGTCCCAAGTGGGCAAGACGCTGATGATGTCACTACCACCACTTCTCAAACACGATCCTGTCCTGTGCCAGGCCCAGGTCTTGGAGGGTTCTGGAGATGGCCTCAATCATGGGTGGAGGTCCACAGAGGTAACATAAAGTCCTTTCTGGGTCCACGTGAGCCCGCAGCTCCTCTGCTGTGATTCTTTGCCCTGCAGGATCAAACTTCCTTTCATTAGAAACTAATTCAAACTGCTTTTATTGCCATTTGTGTGTGAACAACGGGAGAGTGCATTTCACACAGCGTGGGACTCGCGTCTGTGGGAGTGGAATTGCATCTTTTGGCTGCCGCTGCTGAATAAGTCAGCTATTTATTAAGCAGGAAACGACCGATTATCAGCGCCATTATATGGCATTTTAAAACATAAAGTAAAATAATcgtaattaataataatagatgtttcttaactaaactgtaaatgaaaatacagcttcaccgcgctaaagaaacttctctgactttagtttgctattgtcattactgccacaagtggtggaaatgtgTACTACAAGTGAGTACTGCTGAGAGTGTGCcgcgagatattgtctggtgtgcaacttcacctaattggtcccgaaaaacatttttttgcaaatcaataattataatctgcaaataatgtgccgttgtcgagtgtctgtgctgtatagagctcggcagGTTAACCATGTAGTACTCCacgccagtaggtggcagcaggtaggtcattgctttgtagaagtcgaaacgcgtcgaggatggtttgtcgtgatcccaatatgcagagcacagcgggagacggcgtgcaggtaaaatggtATGCAATGATTAAACCAAAAATGCACAAAAgggaaaggcactgaagcatagggatggctatgcaaaacgaaagcaaaactgaacttgcgacaaggtaaacaaaaacagaatgctggacgacagcaaagacttacagggtGTGGAGCAGAGattgcgtccacaaagtacatccgtacatgacatgacaatcaacaatgtccccacaaagaagcgtacgcacaacttaaatagtctcgattgctaacacaaagcaggtcaggcaatagcactcaaaggaaggcgtgaaactgctacaggaaaacaaacaacaaaacaggaaggaagGGTCACAGACAGGAACTGaagcacgacacacaggaaaacaacaacagactcaaaataaggcacgacaacctggtggagttttatttttgaacattttctgctggtggtgtgcctccgtattttctttattaaaaaaatgtgcctttgctcaaaaaaggtataaaaacactgccttaatgtCTCGACATGAACTAACATATTTAGAGTCATTATATCATAAAGTTTTTATGCTCaatctatgaaaatatttgatttaaaatgaataattcctacttcatgatagacttcctttttattgtcattcaaatttgaactttacagtacagataagaatggaattttgttacattagctcattagtgcaggataaaaaagcaataaggtgcataccgtattttccgcactataaggcgcacctaaaaaccacaatttttctcaaaagctgacagtgcgcctaataacccggtgcgctttattacgattcattttcataaagtttcggtctcgcaacttcggtaaacagccgccatcttttttcccggtagaacaggaagcgcttcttcttctacgcaagcaaccgccaaggaaagcactcgcccccatagaacaggaagcgcttcacccgcccccggaagaagaagaaaaaacgcgcggatatcaccgtacgtttcatttcctgtttacatctgtaaaaaccacaaaatggctcctactacgcgacaaggatccggttcataaaaagacgcaatctctccatccgcacacggattactaccgtatttcacagcaactgatattcctgtgaactgcactgtggaacgggagcacgtacggtgaatattcgcaccacagggaatgaggagtcatccttcactgtggttctagcttgccatgctaacttccacccatccaaaagagacctttccagccggcgtcatcataaaagctaactcgaagggatggatggatgaagaaaagatgagcgagtggttaagggaagtttacgcgaagaggccgggtggcttttttcacacagctccgaaggcgaacacaccttcactaagacgggcagatagcgccggtcgacatacgccaacatctgccagtggatcgtaaatgcctgggcagatagtttcggtcacaactgtggtccgacctttccggaaggcaggattcacagaactgctggacaacagtgacactgactccggtgacttcgacgagacggaaccggccattttggatcccgtattcgcccaacttttcaattcggacaccgaagacgaagaattcgaaggatttacgaatgaagaataacttcagaaggtgagcgctatgtttattttgtgtgttgtgacattaacgttcgagcaacattatgttgctattgttctacaccattttgaattttactatgtttgtgattgcacatttgcgtacattttgggacagagttgttagaacgctggttttcaatatattattaaagtttgactgaactatctgactgtttttttgacattcactttagcgcagcgtttttttgacattcactttagcgcagcgtaggcgcggcttttagtccggggcggcttattggtggacaaaattatgaaatatgtaattcatagaaggtgcggctaataatccggtgcgccttatagtgcggaaaatacggtatataaataaataaatagattactgtacagacaaatatattgcactttttcatatgcatccacgtttatggatgtatgttatattgtcttttttattccagcgagttaatccattttggggggagttgaggggataattatgatgcgttcaagagtcttacggcctgagggaagaagctgttacagaacctggaggttctgcttcggaggctgcggaacctctttctagagtcaaaTGATTGAATGATTAAACTTTTGATCAATGATAAACAAAAAGGGGATGGCGGTGTGACAATATCACATCAACATTTCAACAAAACAATATTgtgagcaaaaactactattggctctgattggCAAATTTGGTGTTTGCACTTTAACTCCTtctgtgtccaggaacttatGTCCTAAGATTGTCAACCATGATACAAATGTGGTGATAGAAAATATtcatctaatcactgtagtattgacCATATCATCATATTACTgtcaatatatatttacattcaatattccatccatccatccattttctaccgcttattcccttttggggtcgcggggggcgctggagcctatctcagctacaatcgggcggaaggcggagttaCCAATATGTGAATAAATAACattcaatattatttatttatattgaatgtaaacatttatcttagcggttagcatgcctTACATAATGCTCCTAGATTATAGCATGTTcaactattccttgtcctccactgATAATAATACTTTGTGATTTAGaagctgcactgtggagggacgttaacTGCTAGCTACATTGTGTTGGGGACGCCTTCAAATGTGCAGGACACAGCTGGGATGTGTGGTGGTAGAATTGATGAAACTATCCTCAGTCCATCAACAAATGTTACCGTCGAATCCAATCGTTCGCTTTTATAAATAAATCCTTCAGAATCACATCGTAACTTTGTATCGAGATGCACATGGTCCATCACAGAGAGAATTACAttccttgttgtgtgtgtgtgtgtgtgtgtgtgtgtgtgttcagtacTTACGGTTGACGAAAGACTGGAGATGTGTCTCAAGATCGTTGCTCTGCTGGGTCACATGGAAGTCACATGACAACTTATCAGGAAACTGCCCGCACACCTGCAGGATGGAATTCTTGACAAGCAGAAGGTCAACAAAGTAATTAGTCAGCACACAATAAACAGTAATGAtcgctaaaaaaataaatttaaaaatttagatttttatttattccgaTCTTAAACCCATCCATAATTTTCAAGAATCATTTATAAGAAAACAAACATATacagtacaaacacacacacacaaatagatatgtgtgtgtgtgtgtgtgtgtgtgtgtgtgtgtgtatatatatatatatatatatatacacacacacacacacacacaactaatcgattaaaatcgattataaaaatagttggcgattaatttagtcatcgattcgttggaactatgctatgcgcatgcccatagttttttcattttattttatttttatataaacctttatttataaactgcaacatttacaaacagctgagaaacaataatcaaaataagtacaaaaacagtaaaaaaaaacagcgccagggcggcgctgaggctacgtatcatgaggtggaggtaagctagccaatgatgtgtcatgtacaGCTCACgtgacggacagaaatatctcaggttggttttcaTAAttctatttagatttgagtgacgctttagtacaaCTAAaagttatgaaggtgctggaatatttcatgctattattccgaggcagcctaaaatgaatcctttattattcacaacagaaacgtgtacaatatctgattcagttctgatctgatgagttacactTCTGTTATCATtgctgtatgctgcatccccaatgtccagaacatggtgccattatgctgggttttttttcaataaaatactggaaaggatagaaatgtagtgtgtctcttttatccgattattaatcgattaatcgaagtaataatcaacggattaatcgattatcaaattaattaacACACAatcgtacacacacatatatacacacacgtatatatatatatgtatatatatatatatatatatatatacacatttatatatatatatatatatatatatatatatatatatatatatatatatatatatatatacagtatatacacacacacacacacacacatatatatatacacaggtaaaagccagtaaattagaatattttgaaaaacttgatttatttcagtaattgcattcaaaaggtgtaacttgtacattatatttattcattgcacacagactgatgcattcaaatgtttatttcatttaattttgatgatttgaagtggcaacaaatgaaaatccaaaattccgtgtgtcacaaaattagaatattgtgtaagggttaaattctgaagacacctggtgccacaaactaatcagctgattaactcaaaacacctgcaaagggctttaaatggtctctcagtccagttctgaagcctacacaaacatggggaagacttcagatttgacagctgtccaaaaggcaaccatcgacacattgcacaaggagggaaagacacaaaaggttattgctgaagaggctggctgttctcagagctctgtgtccaaacacattaatggagaggcaaagggaaggaaaaactgtggtcagaaaaagtgtacaagcgatagggatcaccgcgccctggtcaagattgtgaaaaaaaaaccattcaaaaatgtgggggagattcaggagtggacagctgctggagtcagtgcttcaagatccaccaccaagagacgcttgaaagacatgggtttcaactgccgcatacctcgtgtcaagccactgttgaccaagaaacagtgcgaaaagcgtctcacctgggctaaggaaaaaaagagctggactgctgctgagttgtccaaagtcatgttttctgacgaaagcaaattttgcatttcctttggaaatcgaggtcccagagtctggaggaagacaggagaggcacaggatccacgttgcctgaagtctagtgtaaagtttccaccatcagtgatggtttggggtgccatgtcatctgctggtgtcggtccactctgtttcctgagatccagggtcaacgcagccgtctaccagcaagttttagagcacttcatgcttcctgctgctgacctgctctatggagatggagatttcaagttccaacaggacttggcgcctgcacacagcgcaaaatctacccgtgcctggtttacggaccatggtatttctgttctaaattggcccgccaactcccctgaccttagccccatagaaaatctgtggggtattgtgaaaaggaagatgcagaatgccagacccaaaaacgcagaagagttgaaggccactatcagagcaacctgggctctcataacacctgagcagtgccagaaactcatcgactccatgccacgccgcattaacgcagtaattgaggcaaaaggagctccaaccaagtattgagtattgtacatgctcatatttttcattttcatacttttcagttggccaacatttctaaaaatcccttttttgtattagccttaagtaatattctaattttgtgacacacggaattttggattttcatttgttgccacttcaaatcatcaaaattaaatgaaataaacatttgaacgcatcagtctgtgtgcaatgaataaatataatgtacaagttacaccttttgaatggaataactgaaataaatcaagtttttcaaaatattctaatttactggcttttacctgtatatattagggctgcatcaactaattgattaaatcaattataaaaatagttggcgattaatttagtcatcgattcgttggatctatgttatgcgcatgcgcagaggcaatttattattattatttatttgaattattattattatttttttttttaaacctttatttataaactttataaactacaacatgtacaaacagctgagaagcaataatcaaaataagtatggtgccagtatgctgttttgtttcaataaaatactggaaaggatagaaatgtagtttgtctatttatccgattattaatcgattaatcaaagtaataatagtcagattaatcgatgatcaaatcaatcgttagttgcagccctaatatatattatatatatatatatatatatatatatatatatatatatatatatatatatatatatatgtgtgtatatatatatatatatatatatatatatatatgtgtgtatatatatatatatatatatatatatgtgtgtatatgtatatatatatatatatatatatgtgtaccggtatatatatacacatatgcatacatacacatatatatatacacacacacatatatatatatgtatatatatatatatatatatatatatatatatatatatatatatatatatatatatatacatacacacatacacgtgtatatatgtgaagtgaagtgactcaaagcgctttacatagtgaaacccaatatctaagttacatttaaaccagtgtgggtggcactgggagcaggtgggtaaagtgtcttgcccaaggacacaacgtcagcgactaggatggccattctaccaaccgaactatgccgcccctatatatatgtatacatctatctatatatacagtatttattcaatcatgtttttataaaattattaaaattttaGATTAAACATAATTTATTgaaattattagtattattgatgATACtgtcactatatatacatatatatatatatatttatataaaaatatatatatacacacacgtatgtatatatatatatatatatatatatatatacatatatatttatacacatgtatatgcatacatataatatatacgtatgtatatatatatatatacatgtttattcaATCATGTTTTCATAAcattaatacaatttaatattaaAACCATTAAACATCAATTATTGATATTAGTATTATTGATGATACTGTCACTTGtattcattattataattatattttttgaTGATACTGTCActtgtattcattattattatattttttgatgaTACTGtcacttgtatttattattattaagtattgTATTTGCATGTTTTCTCGATTGCTTTGCAAATGTCTGTTCTAAGTATTGCAAAGCTAggattgggttggagttgctCTATTATTAGAAAGATAAACATTATGTGAATTGTGTTAATAACATTTTTGAGGCCAACATTTTGGTCACCTGGTTTTATCCTGATGATATATACCAAAGAACAAATGAGGAGAATGGTGTTGAATGGAGGATTCCCACTTCGACTAGCAAAATAAAGAAGCGCACCTTGAAGAGAAGCTCCTCTGTGGTCTTGGCGCTGTAGCAGAGGTGCGCTGAACCCATGGGGGCACGGCTGACTTCCAGCAAATCCGCCGCATGCGACAAAATGGAGTAGAGCGGGTTGATTCCAACGCCGCCGGCCACCAGCAGCAGATTGACGGCAGGGTCTGCAGGTGAGGGGTCAAAGTAGAAGTCCCCGCCAACACGCATGGCCACCTGGGAGCCCAGAGTGCACTGGAAGAGGCAGAAGAGTGCTTGAATAGAAtcatgtgtatttatatacatttacaccTTTTCTGTCTGAGAGATGACAAGAACAGAAGCAGATTATTACACAAGCTAAGATCAGAGCAGGCTTCCATGCGCACACACCTGCAGCGACGCCAGCCTGTGGGTGATGACAACTGGCAGGAAGCCTTTTGAAGTCAAAGCAGCAGTAAATAGACtttatacacacaaacactcGCAAAGTGGCAGCACGGTTTTGCTCAGTGAGAGCAACGCACAATCAAACACAAAAAGATTATCAACTTCTTTCCTGTCTCTGTTGGCCTTTGGAAATGTTTGCATCAACTCAGTCGATACATATTACTCCTGTGACTTGAGCTTCTGCTGAAGTCCCGCCTTCCTGTGCTGTAATTGGCTGCCTTGTTAGAGACTGTAGATGCATGGCTGGTGAATACAGACGTCAATCATCGCAGCGCTAACTGGACATCATGTCACACAGTGTACACTTTACGCAACTTTCAGGTCTAGAGGTTGGATATCCCGACACCTGAGTTTTGAAGGCAATTCAACTAAACAGGGGGGGTgtaaattgtagcgtcccggaagagttagtgctgcaaggggttctgggtattggttctgttgtgtttatgttgtgttacggtgcagatgttttcccgaaatgtgtttgtcattcttgtttggtgtgggttcacagtgtggcgcatatttgtaacagtgttaaagtgttTATACGTCCACCCTCATGGTGACCCGTTgaacaagtatgaattgcattcacttgtgtgtgtgaaaagctctagatattatgtgactgggccggcatgcaaaggaagtgcctttaaggtttattggcgctccgtacttccgtgtacacagcagcattttaaaaagtcatagattttactttttgaaacagataccgataattttgaaaccgataccgataacttccgatattacattttaaagcatttatcggccgataatatcggactgccgatattatcggacatccctagtggagtgatatcaaggattatacgtcggtcGTGTTCCTAGACATTAattattgtgctccagacattcTACACAACAAACAAATGAAACTTGgacaagcatggaggtctacaacttctttgtgtgtgggtgtcaaggacattggtatcaagactctccccgataaatatgcatcgtttttggtcGGGTAAAGTTGTATTTTGTATTTCATGATATAACTTCATGTCTACtgacatgtttgttgttgttgcacgcatCGCTTACAAGTAgggtttttatcaaaatataactgtagatgtcaacattgtgtatgtgctgaaagattaatttcatTACCTTTCTgatcgtctcttcaggatgcgccgttttgtaggcgctcttatttacgcgcCTCCACTTAAACAGCGTCTTCTCTTTGTTGTACCGCTTGTTCTTAGCGCTTCAATACCGAGTCTACAGACAGATATACGTTCGAAGTGTAcaatactttgtattagaaatggcaacagtggaggatgaatgccccacaacaagaagataaagggaaaaaaagagcttattgactacggcgcggacaacaatgcagatcccaaatactcgtcagcaggtaccaataggtaagaaaagttggtttagcataatattgccaaacaaaatgccagataatgtctgctaataggtgccattttgggggccttatacacgcaccataataacactgtatgttgaagcacagtacgtctgactacggtagccgtaatgctccgacaattcaTCAAGCGGTCGACTTCATACTAAAACTttctgacagatttttgagcaccgggtgtaatgttctatattctcaatgaagcaTCAAAGTTTTGGCCTTGCTTGCTAGCCTGTATTTgctagcatcatttattgaacaggcgtcaacctgcagtccacacgtatctcttgtgtgactgccatcttctggtcacacttatcattacaccaagtaccaaataaaattgcttcatggtcggtaagcacaagcagaattaatacatacattaggcgcactgggttataaggcgcactgtccattttggagaaaattaaaggatttgaagtgcgccttgtcgtctgaaaaatacagtagttcttATATCAGTCATCGTTATTGGTTGTTAAGGTCtgaaaatgccatccatccatccatccattttctaccgcttgtcccttttggggtcgcggggggtgctggagcctatctcagctgcatttgggcggaaggcggggtacacccccgacaagtcgccaccttatcacagggccaacacagatagacagacaacattcacactcacattcagacactaggggccaatttagtgttgccaatcaacctatacccaggtgcatgtttttggcgttgggaggaagccggagtacccggagggaacccacgcagtcacggggagaacatgcaaactccacacagaaagatcccgagcccgggattgaacccaggactactcaggaccttcgtattgtgaggcacatgcactaacccctgtaccaccgtgctgccctggtcTGAAAAATGATCAGTTCAAAATGTAATTTCTAATTTCTACGACTTCTCCAAAATCTTTGAGTGAATGACAAAATGAAATGACTATCTCACTTGGACCAGCAGAAACTAATTGAGCtaacagtaatactacaatattacatacaaaccATCCTTCTTGTGGTAATCATTAAGCTTAATCTGGGACCTTGGGTACCACATTTCATGCCATCTCATGTGTGCTGCTATGATAACTAATCCAATCTGAAATGTATGGTTCCTCTCTAAAACAGAGCAAAAACACCATATAGGTGGACTTGGATACATCTTCTCATATTTCACTTCCAACATATTGAGTCTTTATTTCTGTTCCATCCCACAGAATCACGTCGAAAATGGTGGTTGAGGCTTTTGTCAAACAGCACTATGAATATGACGTCTGCTGGACCACTAATGACAAGTAGAGTGCAGAGAAAACCCAAAAGCAGGGACATAGGCACACTTGTTCTCACCACAGGTACATTTCGCTGCAGTCTGGCTGGTGAAAATGGACTTGAACAAGTCGAATGAATTCACGCATTTTAGTGCCCACAGTATCTCGCCTGCCATGACTTCTTGTTTTGCAGAAGCGTGCgttgttgctatggaaacggtgGTAGTGTTGCTGGCTGTCCTCCCAGCACCAGTGCTGATGAACTGTTCATCTGGGGCTACCGTGTCGTGCTTTGTCCCCTCCAAAGTGCCTCCACTTATTTGCAATGTCAAATGTTTTGCATTTAGCACGTATCGTGTCAGTGTGTGCTTTGCTCATAACATTTTACCTTCACCAATGGGCAACGAAGAACAAAAAACAACTGGTtcatttgcaaacacaaacagtaCAATTGAGAAACAAAGTGTTCTTTTTAGTGTCGAAGAGCAATATATCGGGCCTAAAAATggctacatttttatttcatataACACAAATGAAAATCATTAGTTAGCTGAAAgggatcaaaacatgtttttcatttgCCAACAGCAGATGCAGAGGTTGCTATTTAAAGACAAGGCAGTGTAGTgtttatatacacaaatatgttgGAAGAACGATACAACACCACactgtatagtat
This region includes:
- the oxnad1 gene encoding oxidoreductase NAD-binding domain-containing protein 1, coding for MSVHCVLTSAGRSLSLSCPAAGLLRSLLPPSITRRNMASKRLMDHLERTAHNQRQSALYPAQVCGIINESETVKRLRIAVHPDFNFKAGQWVDLFIPGVEKVGGFSMCSSPGLLQREGVVELAVKYSKHPPAHWVHTACTLGSQVAMRVGGDFYFDPSPADPAVNLLLVAGGVGINPLYSILSHAADLLEVSRAPMGSAHLCYSAKTTEELLFKNSILQVCGQFPDKLSCDFHVTQQSNDLETHLQSFVNRQRITAEELRAHVDPERTLCYLCGPPPMIEAISRTLQDLGLAQDRIVFEKWW